A single Thermosynechococcus vestitus BP-1 DNA region contains:
- the rsgA gene encoding small ribosomal subunit biogenesis GTPase RsgA yields the protein MSHLVGLVRAVQANYYRVRLREPSNGVEELLCVRRARLKKMGQQVCVGDWVVVSHPDWPGQRGAIAEILPRRNQLSRPAIANVDQILLLFALADPPADVHPITRFLLTAEGLNVEIQVVFTKADLVSPQEQQQWRDRLQQWGYRCHVLSLTQGIAWQALRPHLANKITVVCGPSGVGKSSLIRHLTPREDIRVGAVSDHWHRGRHTTRHVELFPLAEGGWIADTPGFNQPELPPDPRQLAAAFPEIRQRLSQDQCLFDNCRHDQEPGCCVRGNWERYPLYIEYLHQLETIASAEPSLAKVPLVKAKSDRQGQQRLEPLLDAKKYRRRSRRQQHQHVNPMAEEVLDSEW from the coding sequence ATGAGTCATCTGGTGGGCTTGGTGCGAGCTGTCCAGGCCAATTACTATCGTGTCCGCCTACGGGAACCCAGCAATGGGGTTGAGGAACTCCTCTGCGTGCGCCGCGCTCGCCTCAAGAAGATGGGGCAACAGGTCTGTGTGGGAGATTGGGTGGTGGTGAGCCATCCCGATTGGCCGGGACAACGGGGGGCGATCGCTGAGATTTTGCCGCGCCGCAATCAATTGTCCCGTCCGGCGATCGCCAATGTAGATCAGATTTTGCTGCTTTTTGCCTTGGCCGACCCCCCTGCCGATGTCCATCCAATTACCCGCTTCCTTTTGACCGCCGAGGGGTTGAATGTTGAGATTCAGGTGGTTTTTACCAAAGCGGATTTGGTTTCTCCCCAAGAGCAACAGCAGTGGCGCGATCGCCTGCAGCAATGGGGCTATCGTTGCCATGTCCTCAGCCTCACCCAAGGAATCGCTTGGCAGGCTCTGCGTCCCCATCTTGCCAACAAAATCACAGTCGTCTGTGGCCCCTCCGGGGTGGGCAAAAGTAGCCTGATCCGCCATCTGACACCGCGGGAGGATATTCGCGTCGGCGCGGTCTCCGATCACTGGCATCGAGGACGGCACACGACACGCCATGTGGAACTATTTCCCCTAGCGGAGGGGGGCTGGATTGCCGATACACCGGGCTTTAACCAACCGGAATTGCCCCCCGACCCGCGGCAATTGGCGGCAGCTTTTCCGGAGATTCGCCAACGGCTAAGCCAGGATCAGTGCCTCTTTGATAACTGTCGCCACGATCAGGAACCGGGCTGCTGTGTCCGTGGCAATTGGGAGCGCTACCCCCTCTACATTGAGTATTTACACCAGCTAGAAACAATAGCTAGTGCAGAGCCATCCTTGGCGAAGGTGCCTCTCGTGAAGGCCAAGAGCGACCGCCAAGGTCAGCAGCGCCTTGAACCCCTCTTGGATGCGAAAAAATATCGTCGCCGATCGCGACGGCAGCAACATCAGCACGTCAATCCCATGGCGGAAGAAGTTCTCGATAGCGAATGGTGA
- a CDS encoding sulfurtransferase TusA family protein — protein METLDLRGTPCPLNFVRTKLRLQQLPPQQPLEVWLDAGEPIEQVPDSLRMAGYEVLGIEPRQDYFALQVQRPA, from the coding sequence ATGGAAACATTGGATCTACGGGGAACGCCCTGCCCTTTGAACTTTGTGCGCACGAAACTGCGCCTGCAACAGTTGCCCCCCCAGCAGCCCCTTGAGGTGTGGCTGGATGCAGGAGAACCCATTGAGCAGGTGCCCGATAGTTTGCGGATGGCGGGCTATGAGGTTCTAGGCATTGAACCACGGCAGGACTATTTTGCCCTTCAGGTGCAGCGGCCCGCATGA
- a CDS encoding alpha/beta hydrolase: MVVAWSRALVSLVNLPFFYGHGAGDRACLLLHGLGGGAYELQLLGEVLYETGWTVQGILYPGHDRPSAQMPASTWLQWYEAVVTAFQALQESYSTVVVVGFSTGGTLALHLAYHYSVDALVLLAPFLRIYRPWFFPVRPETLVQSLGRWIPWVPRRSLPIRDRPLRQAAEEACFFKSFNLQAVGSALDLIAQVEQELPMITTPTLILQSRADTIVDPQGAQRIYENLGSSDKELHWLKDSDHLLPLDVERGQVFTKVVAFLGR, encoded by the coding sequence ATGGTGGTCGCGTGGTCGAGGGCATTGGTGAGTCTGGTCAATCTTCCCTTTTTCTATGGCCATGGGGCGGGCGATCGCGCCTGTTTGCTCCTCCATGGCTTGGGGGGCGGAGCCTATGAACTGCAACTCTTAGGAGAAGTTCTCTATGAAACGGGCTGGACTGTTCAGGGCATTCTCTATCCGGGGCACGATCGCCCCAGTGCCCAAATGCCCGCCTCGACATGGCTGCAGTGGTATGAGGCCGTCGTCACCGCCTTTCAAGCCTTGCAAGAGAGCTACTCAACGGTTGTGGTGGTCGGCTTTTCCACAGGGGGGACCCTAGCCCTCCATCTTGCCTATCACTATTCCGTTGATGCCTTAGTGCTCCTTGCCCCCTTTTTGCGTATCTATCGGCCTTGGTTTTTCCCCGTGAGACCCGAGACTCTGGTGCAGTCCCTGGGTCGCTGGATTCCTTGGGTACCGCGGCGGAGCCTACCGATTCGCGATCGCCCTCTGCGCCAAGCAGCGGAAGAGGCCTGTTTTTTTAAGAGTTTCAATTTACAGGCCGTAGGCAGTGCCCTCGACCTCATTGCCCAAGTGGAGCAGGAGCTGCCAATGATCACAACGCCGACCCTGATTCTCCAAAGTCGCGCCGACACCATCGTAGACCCCCAAGGGGCACAAAGGATCTATGAAAACTTAGGCAGTTCCGACAAGGAATTGCATTGGCTCAAGGATTCGGATCATTTGCTCCCCCTGGATGTGGAGCGAGGGCAGGTATTCACCAAGGTGGTCGCCTTTTTGGGAAGATAG
- the pflB gene encoding formate C-acetyltransferase has translation MNCTRYTTRYTELPEAAWQEFTGGDWVERIDVRDFIQRNYTPYTGDGSFLVGASDRTQQLWAKVRDLMALEREKGVLDADTSLPSSITAHPPGYIDRELEQIVGLQTDKPLKRAIMPFGGIRVVETALKAYGYELDPRTKEIFTKYRKTHNDGVFDAYTPEMRRCRKSGIITGLPDAYGRGRIIGDYRRVPLYGVDRLIADKQAQQASLEVDVMDEETIRLREELSEQIKALNELKDMAASYGFDISRPAANGKEAIQWLYFGYLAAVKEQNGAAMSLGRVSTFLDIYFERDLRHGTATEADIQEWIDHFVMKLRMVRFLRTPEYNELFSGDPTWVTESIGGMGLDGRPLVTKTSFRILNTLYTLGPAPEPNLTVLWSENLPEAFKRFCAQVSIDTSSIQYENDDLMRPYWGDDYAIACCVSAMRVGKQMQFFGARVNLAKALLYAINGGRDEVSGQQVAPMFAPITGDTLKWEEVLPRFEQMMAWLAKVYVNTLNVIHYMHDKYCYERLEMALHDRDVFRTMACGVAGLSVVADALSAIKYAEVKVIRNADGLAVDYEIKGDFPKYGNNDDRVDSLAVWVVETFMNEVRKHKTYRNAVPTQSILTITSNVVYGKKTGSTPDGRKAGEPFAPGANPMHGRDTKGAIASLASVAKLPYVHAQDGISNTFSIVPSALGKTREDQISNLVNMLDGYIHDQGFHINVNVLNREMLLDAMDHPELYPQLTIRVSGYAVNFIKLTREQQLDVINRTFHERF, from the coding sequence ATGAACTGTACACGCTACACTACACGCTACACAGAATTGCCCGAAGCGGCATGGCAAGAATTTACAGGGGGTGACTGGGTTGAGCGCATTGATGTGCGTGACTTCATTCAGCGCAACTATACCCCCTACACGGGAGATGGCTCCTTCCTCGTAGGCGCCAGCGATCGCACCCAGCAACTATGGGCAAAAGTGCGTGACCTAATGGCTTTAGAGCGCGAAAAAGGCGTCCTTGATGCCGATACCAGCCTGCCTTCCTCAATTACAGCCCACCCACCGGGTTACATCGATCGGGAGCTGGAGCAAATCGTTGGCCTGCAAACCGATAAGCCCTTGAAACGGGCGATTATGCCCTTTGGTGGCATTCGCGTGGTGGAAACCGCCCTCAAGGCCTACGGCTACGAACTGGATCCGCGCACGAAGGAAATCTTTACCAAATATCGCAAAACCCACAATGATGGCGTCTTTGATGCCTACACACCCGAAATGCGCCGCTGCCGTAAATCGGGGATCATTACAGGACTGCCAGATGCCTACGGTCGGGGTCGGATTATTGGTGACTATCGCCGCGTGCCCCTCTACGGGGTAGATCGCTTGATTGCCGACAAACAGGCGCAGCAGGCCTCCCTTGAAGTGGACGTCATGGATGAAGAAACCATCCGCCTGCGGGAAGAGCTCTCAGAGCAAATCAAAGCCCTCAATGAACTCAAGGACATGGCCGCCAGCTATGGCTTTGATATTTCGCGGCCAGCGGCCAATGGCAAAGAGGCTATTCAGTGGCTCTACTTTGGCTACCTGGCGGCGGTCAAAGAACAAAACGGCGCTGCCATGTCCCTTGGGCGAGTCTCGACCTTTCTTGACATTTACTTTGAACGGGATTTGCGTCACGGCACAGCCACAGAAGCCGACATTCAAGAGTGGATTGACCACTTTGTCATGAAACTGCGGATGGTGCGTTTCCTGCGGACGCCGGAATACAATGAACTCTTCTCTGGGGATCCCACCTGGGTCACGGAGTCCATTGGCGGTATGGGTCTTGATGGTCGCCCGTTGGTGACAAAAACCAGCTTCCGTATTCTGAATACACTCTATACCCTGGGGCCTGCCCCCGAACCCAACCTGACGGTGCTGTGGTCGGAAAACTTGCCAGAGGCCTTCAAGCGTTTCTGTGCCCAAGTGTCCATTGACACCAGTTCGATCCAATACGAAAACGATGACTTGATGCGTCCCTACTGGGGGGATGACTACGCGATCGCCTGCTGCGTTTCGGCGATGCGAGTCGGCAAACAAATGCAATTCTTTGGCGCACGGGTGAACTTGGCCAAAGCCCTCCTCTACGCAATCAACGGGGGTCGGGATGAAGTCTCTGGTCAGCAGGTGGCACCCATGTTTGCGCCGATTACCGGCGACACACTGAAGTGGGAAGAGGTGCTGCCGCGCTTTGAGCAGATGATGGCTTGGTTGGCGAAGGTGTATGTCAATACCCTCAACGTCATCCACTACATGCACGATAAGTACTGCTATGAGCGGCTGGAGATGGCACTCCACGATCGCGATGTCTTCCGCACCATGGCCTGTGGTGTGGCGGGTCTGTCGGTGGTGGCGGATGCCCTCTCGGCCATTAAATACGCCGAGGTGAAAGTCATCCGCAATGCCGACGGGTTGGCCGTGGACTACGAGATCAAGGGCGACTTTCCGAAGTACGGTAACAATGACGATCGCGTGGATAGTCTGGCGGTGTGGGTCGTGGAAACCTTCATGAATGAAGTCCGCAAACACAAAACCTACCGCAATGCAGTGCCCACGCAGTCAATCCTGACGATTACCTCCAACGTCGTCTATGGCAAGAAAACCGGCAGTACTCCCGATGGCCGCAAGGCGGGTGAACCTTTCGCACCAGGGGCCAACCCCATGCACGGTCGCGATACCAAAGGGGCGATCGCCTCACTAGCGTCCGTGGCCAAGTTGCCCTATGTCCATGCCCAAGATGGCATCTCCAACACCTTCTCCATCGTGCCTAGTGCCCTCGGCAAGACACGGGAAGATCAAATTAGCAACCTGGTGAATATGTTGGATGGGTACATCCATGATCAGGGCTTCCACATCAACGTCAACGTGCTCAATCGCGAAATGTTGCTGGATGCGATGGATCACCCTGAACTGTACCCACAACTCACCATTCGGGTGTCCGGGTATGCGGTGAATTTCATTAAACTCACCCGCGAACAACAGTTGGATGTCATTAACCGTACGTTCCACGAACGCTTTTAG
- the dusB gene encoding tRNA dihydrouridine synthase DusB codes for MKTPTLSAALKARLATPLQIGSVTVNSRVLQSPLAGVTDLVFRRLVRRYAPESMMYTEMVSASGLHYLKTLPRIMEVDANEHPISIQLFDCRPDFLAEAAIKAVAEGADTVDINMGCPVNKITKNGGGSSLLRDVQTAVAIVRTVSKAVPVPVTVKTRIGWSDEEINILDFAKAMEDAGAAMITVHGRTRAQGFNGPARWEWIARVKERVSIPVIANGDIFSVEAAVRCLEQTGADGVMCSRGTMGYPFLVGEIDHFLKTGELRPAPTVVERLQCARDHLIALWEYKGERGIRQARKHLTWYAKGFADAAELRSELCRIETLEAGLALLDRAIERLRMASETEAIAA; via the coding sequence ATGAAGACGCCAACCCTGTCAGCAGCGCTCAAAGCCCGTTTAGCCACGCCATTGCAGATTGGCTCTGTTACGGTCAATAGTCGGGTATTGCAGTCCCCTTTGGCAGGTGTGACAGACCTCGTCTTTCGCCGCTTGGTGCGCCGCTATGCCCCTGAGTCGATGATGTACACCGAGATGGTCAGTGCTTCGGGGCTGCATTATCTGAAAACATTACCCCGGATTATGGAAGTAGATGCCAATGAGCATCCCATTAGTATTCAGCTTTTTGACTGTCGGCCTGATTTTTTAGCAGAAGCTGCGATAAAGGCAGTGGCTGAAGGGGCGGATACCGTGGACATCAATATGGGCTGCCCCGTGAACAAAATCACGAAGAATGGCGGTGGTTCTTCCCTGCTGCGGGATGTGCAAACGGCAGTAGCCATTGTGCGTACGGTCTCAAAGGCAGTGCCTGTGCCAGTCACGGTGAAAACTCGCATTGGCTGGAGCGATGAGGAAATCAATATCCTTGACTTTGCCAAGGCGATGGAAGATGCTGGCGCAGCAATGATTACGGTTCATGGGCGTACCCGTGCCCAGGGCTTTAATGGCCCAGCCCGCTGGGAGTGGATTGCGCGGGTGAAGGAGCGCGTCAGTATTCCCGTGATTGCCAATGGCGATATTTTCTCGGTAGAGGCGGCCGTCCGCTGTTTGGAGCAAACCGGCGCCGATGGGGTGATGTGCTCGCGGGGAACGATGGGATATCCCTTCTTGGTGGGAGAAATTGATCACTTTTTGAAAACGGGGGAATTGCGGCCGGCGCCAACGGTGGTTGAGCGTCTGCAATGTGCGCGGGATCATCTGATTGCCCTCTGGGAGTACAAAGGGGAACGGGGGATTCGCCAAGCGCGCAAGCATTTGACGTGGTATGCCAAGGGCTTTGCCGATGCAGCAGAACTGCGCAGTGAATTGTGTCGCATTGAAACCCTAGAGGCTGGTTTAGCTCTCCTCGATAGAGCAATTGAGCGCTTACGAATGGCCTCCGAAACCGAGGCGATCGCGGCCTAA
- a CDS encoding glycosyltransferase family 2 protein — MFFSVVIPTYNRLPILEKCVRAIAHQRWHPDLGIRGYEVIIVDDGSTDKTVEWLKEHRHEFPCVQWLQQEHLGPAAARNLGIQGAKGDWIIFIDSDLVVTSTFLEAHARCLMREQKRLGIEDVTQVPAFSYGRVINTCNFADPTSERYKMTDFSAAYFATGNVAIARHWLEKAGLFDTQFQLYGWEDLELGVRLKKLGLRLLKCPEAVGYHWHPPFSLSQVPALIQKEIERGRMGVLFYKKHPIWEVKLMIQMTPFHYLLWAILSLGGLLNEKTLAPLLQWLINIDRPQDALEVARIFLNWYNVQAVYAAYQNEIKNEIKNVM; from the coding sequence ATGTTTTTTAGTGTTGTCATTCCCACCTATAATCGTTTGCCGATTTTAGAAAAGTGTGTTCGGGCGATCGCCCATCAAAGATGGCATCCTGATCTAGGCATTAGGGGCTATGAAGTCATTATTGTTGACGATGGTTCAACGGACAAGACGGTTGAGTGGCTCAAAGAGCATCGTCATGAATTCCCCTGTGTGCAATGGTTACAACAGGAGCATCTTGGTCCTGCGGCTGCTCGCAACTTAGGTATTCAAGGGGCTAAGGGTGACTGGATTATCTTTATTGATAGCGACTTAGTTGTGACTTCAACCTTCTTAGAAGCCCATGCTCGCTGCTTAATGCGAGAACAAAAACGCCTTGGCATAGAGGATGTGACTCAGGTTCCTGCCTTTTCCTATGGGCGTGTGATCAATACCTGTAATTTTGCAGATCCAACTTCAGAGCGATATAAGATGACTGATTTTTCAGCTGCCTATTTTGCAACGGGAAATGTAGCGATCGCCCGCCATTGGTTGGAAAAGGCAGGTCTCTTTGATACCCAGTTTCAACTCTACGGCTGGGAAGATCTAGAGCTGGGGGTGCGCCTCAAGAAATTGGGCCTACGATTGCTAAAGTGCCCAGAAGCAGTTGGCTACCACTGGCATCCCCCCTTTTCCCTTAGCCAAGTGCCTGCCCTCATTCAGAAAGAGATCGAAAGAGGGAGAATGGGGGTCTTGTTCTATAAAAAGCATCCAATTTGGGAAGTGAAGCTCATGATTCAAATGACCCCTTTTCATTACCTTCTTTGGGCAATCCTATCCCTCGGTGGTCTGCTCAATGAAAAAACACTGGCACCCCTGTTGCAATGGTTGATTAACATCGATCGCCCCCAAGATGCACTGGAAGTGGCTCGCATCTTTTTGAACTGGTACAATGTGCAAGCGGTTTATGCGGCCTATCAAAATGAAATTAAAAATGAAATTAAAAATGTGATGTAA
- a CDS encoding glycosyltransferase family 2 protein produces MTCNHQSNRPLLSVLMPVFNAEAYVGEAIESILGQSFRDFEFIIIDDGSTDNSLSVLKRYAAQDARIRLISRENRGLVATLNEGIALARGEWIARMDADDVALAHRLVSQLTFLQENQLEICGASVQLIGTGRGYWHYPRAHAGCEAELLFGVPFAHPTVIAHARVFKELRYAAAWSLVEDYDLWQRAWAAGFKMGNVPEVLLQYRVHRQQTSSFYRRQQAQNSQQIRSRHWQQLLSIKLGISAIEAHDAERDPWKTLRLLGALKQCYKGTEAEKFLRYSFLRLCSHRFHGWVLNYTS; encoded by the coding sequence GTGACTTGCAATCATCAAAGCAACAGGCCGCTGCTATCGGTGTTGATGCCGGTATTCAATGCCGAAGCCTATGTGGGGGAAGCGATCGAGTCGATTCTTGGGCAGAGCTTTCGGGATTTCGAATTCATTATCATCGATGACGGTTCCACGGATAATAGCCTTTCCGTCCTGAAGCGTTATGCTGCGCAAGATGCTCGTATCCGCTTGATTAGCCGTGAAAACCGAGGGTTGGTTGCGACGCTCAATGAAGGGATCGCCCTTGCTCGCGGCGAGTGGATTGCCCGCATGGATGCGGATGACGTGGCCTTGGCCCACAGACTAGTATCTCAGCTTACCTTTCTTCAGGAAAATCAATTAGAGATCTGTGGTGCATCTGTTCAGCTCATCGGCACCGGGAGAGGTTACTGGCACTATCCCCGTGCTCACGCAGGGTGTGAAGCTGAGTTGTTGTTTGGGGTTCCTTTTGCCCATCCCACTGTGATAGCTCACGCTAGGGTTTTCAAAGAGTTGCGGTACGCTGCTGCTTGGTCTCTTGTTGAAGACTACGATCTCTGGCAGCGAGCCTGGGCGGCAGGGTTCAAAATGGGCAATGTACCAGAGGTGCTGCTGCAATATCGAGTGCATCGGCAACAAACCTCCAGCTTTTACCGCCGGCAGCAAGCCCAAAACAGTCAGCAGATTCGTTCTCGCCATTGGCAGCAACTCCTGTCTATAAAGCTCGGGATTTCCGCCATTGAGGCTCACGACGCTGAAAGAGACCCCTGGAAAACATTACGACTTCTAGGGGCGCTAAAGCAATGTTATAAAGGAACAGAAGCGGAAAAATTTTTGCGTTATTCTTTCTTGCGTCTCTGTTCCCATCGCTTTCACGGTTGGGTGTTAAATTACACAAGTTGA
- a CDS encoding alpha-1,2-fucosyltransferase: MIIVHLCGGLGNQMFQYAAGLAAAHRIGSEVKFDTHWFDATCLHQGLELRRVFGLELPEPSSKDLRKVLGACVHPAVRRLLAGHFLHGLRPKSLVIQPHFHYWTGFEHLPDNVYLEGYWQSERYFSNIADIIRQQFRFVEPLDPHNAALMDEMQSGVSVSLHIRRGDYFNNPQMRRVHGVDLSEYYPAAVATMIEKTNAERFYVFSDDPQWVLEHLKLPVSYTVVDHNRGAASYRDMQLMSACRHHIIANSTFSWWGAWLNPRPDKVVIAPRHWFNVDVFDTRDLYCPGWIVL; encoded by the coding sequence ATGATCATTGTGCATCTCTGTGGCGGTTTGGGCAATCAGATGTTTCAATATGCGGCAGGGCTGGCCGCTGCCCATCGCATCGGAAGTGAAGTCAAGTTCGATACTCATTGGTTTGACGCCACGTGCTTGCACCAAGGCCTCGAGTTGCGGCGCGTCTTCGGGTTAGAACTGCCCGAGCCTTCAAGCAAAGACCTTCGAAAAGTGTTGGGAGCGTGTGTGCATCCTGCCGTAAGGCGTTTGTTGGCGGGCCATTTTTTGCACGGGCTGCGGCCAAAGTCGCTGGTCATCCAGCCCCATTTCCATTACTGGACAGGTTTTGAGCATCTGCCGGACAATGTGTATCTGGAGGGCTACTGGCAAAGCGAGCGATATTTTTCGAACATTGCCGACATCATTCGGCAACAGTTCCGTTTCGTTGAGCCCCTCGACCCCCACAATGCTGCGTTAATGGATGAAATGCAATCCGGCGTTAGCGTCTCACTGCACATCCGCCGGGGAGATTACTTCAACAATCCACAGATGAGGCGTGTCCATGGCGTAGACTTGTCCGAATATTACCCAGCTGCCGTTGCCACGATGATTGAAAAAACTAATGCTGAGCGCTTCTACGTGTTTTCCGACGATCCCCAATGGGTTCTGGAGCATCTTAAGTTGCCCGTTTCTTACACAGTGGTTGACCACAATCGTGGTGCGGCAAGTTATCGGGATATGCAACTAATGAGTGCGTGTCGGCATCATATCATTGCCAACAGCACTTTCAGTTGGTGGGGGGCGTGGCTGAATCCGCGTCCAGACAAAGTCGTCATTGCGCCCAGACACTGGTTCAATGTCGATGTCTTTGACACACGAGACCTGTATTGTCCTGGATGGATTGTGTTGTGA
- a CDS encoding glycosyltransferase family 2 protein — MDQRIENLNYSGKAEKPQVSIGMPVHNGAKFIRGALDSLLSQTFTDFELIISDNASTDDTEAICCEYVAKDKRIRYVRQKKNLGAVANFKYVLDEAVAEYFMWASSDDMWDKNWLATLYPVAKENKCLAFGTIRTIDEMDQILRHPANNRLFSYSGVKLLRRIKYALEPNSLGKANPIYGVFPKKVINEEAINLLSSGLYAADTLFLYCILKQCEIKGNKEVYIYKRIHQDCASLNSQIPSNIICLYANLKNCVQLSVPLERFLIIALFPFTSVYYMAIQGLNDVYAMAIQALNLLGRVFARNSGK, encoded by the coding sequence ATGGATCAGAGAATAGAAAACCTCAACTACAGTGGCAAGGCAGAAAAACCACAAGTCAGCATTGGCATGCCTGTTCATAACGGAGCCAAATTTATTAGAGGAGCTCTTGATTCGTTGTTATCGCAAACTTTTACCGATTTTGAATTGATTATTTCAGATAATGCCTCTACTGATGACACCGAAGCGATTTGCTGTGAATATGTGGCCAAAGACAAGCGTATACGCTATGTGCGGCAGAAAAAAAATTTGGGTGCTGTGGCTAATTTCAAATATGTCCTCGATGAAGCGGTTGCTGAGTATTTCATGTGGGCATCGTCAGATGATATGTGGGACAAGAACTGGCTGGCTACACTCTATCCCGTCGCAAAAGAAAACAAATGTTTGGCATTTGGTACAATCCGAACTATAGATGAAATGGATCAAATATTACGACACCCCGCGAATAACCGTCTATTTTCGTATTCAGGAGTTAAATTGCTTCGCCGCATAAAGTATGCGCTCGAGCCCAATAGTCTTGGGAAAGCCAATCCAATTTACGGGGTATTCCCTAAGAAAGTAATAAATGAAGAAGCAATCAATCTTTTATCATCAGGTTTGTATGCCGCAGATACCCTTTTTTTGTATTGCATCTTAAAACAATGTGAGATCAAAGGTAACAAAGAGGTTTATATATATAAAAGAATCCATCAAGATTGTGCTAGCCTCAATTCGCAAATCCCTAGTAATATCATCTGCCTTTACGCGAATCTAAAAAACTGCGTGCAACTTAGTGTGCCGTTGGAACGCTTTTTGATTATTGCTCTCTTTCCCTTTACATCTGTCTACTACATGGCGATCCAAGGATTAAATGATGTCTATGCCATGGCCATCCAAGCTTTAAATCTGCTTGGTCGAGTCTTTGCTAGAAACTCAGGGAAATGA
- the ispG gene encoding (E)-4-hydroxy-3-methylbut-2-enyl-diphosphate synthase, giving the protein MQTLPSPVQATPTETAIVRRKTRPVPIGSVVIGGGHPVAVQSMINEDTLDIEGSVAAIRRLHEIGCEIVRVTVPSLAHAKAMEEIRDRLYKTYKPVPLVADVHHNGMKIALEVAKYVDNVRINPGLYVFEKPKPNRTEYTQAEFDEIGAKIRETLEPLVISLRDQGKSMRIGVNHGSLAERMLFTYGDTPEGMVESALEFIRICESLNFYNLEISLKASRVPVMIAANRLMVKRMDELGMDYPLHLGVTEAGDGEYGRIKSTAGIATLLAEGIGDTIRVSLTEAPEKEIPVCYGILQALGLRRTMVEYVACPSCGRTLFNLEEVLHKVREATKHLTGLNIAVMGCIVNGPGEMADADYGYVGKQPGYISLYRGREEVKKVPEAEGVAALVELIKADGRWVDP; this is encoded by the coding sequence ATGCAAACGCTGCCGAGTCCCGTTCAAGCTACTCCGACAGAAACCGCCATTGTCCGTCGCAAAACCCGTCCTGTGCCCATCGGCTCTGTCGTCATTGGGGGCGGTCATCCCGTGGCGGTGCAGTCGATGATCAATGAAGACACGCTAGATATTGAAGGCTCAGTGGCGGCCATTCGTCGTCTCCATGAAATTGGCTGTGAAATTGTGCGGGTGACGGTACCCAGCCTTGCCCATGCCAAGGCCATGGAAGAGATTCGCGATCGCCTCTACAAAACCTACAAACCCGTGCCCCTTGTTGCTGATGTCCACCACAACGGCATGAAAATTGCCCTCGAAGTTGCCAAGTATGTGGACAATGTACGCATCAATCCGGGGCTATACGTCTTTGAGAAACCCAAGCCCAATCGCACCGAATATACCCAAGCGGAATTTGACGAAATTGGTGCCAAAATTCGCGAAACCCTTGAGCCCCTGGTGATCTCGCTGCGAGATCAGGGCAAATCCATGCGCATTGGCGTCAATCACGGTTCCCTTGCTGAGCGGATGCTCTTTACCTATGGCGATACCCCAGAAGGAATGGTGGAATCGGCCCTGGAATTTATCCGCATCTGCGAGTCGTTGAACTTCTACAACCTGGAAATTTCCCTCAAAGCCTCACGGGTACCGGTGATGATTGCTGCCAACCGCCTCATGGTCAAGCGCATGGACGAACTGGGCATGGACTACCCCCTCCACTTGGGAGTCACTGAAGCTGGCGATGGCGAGTATGGCCGCATCAAATCCACCGCCGGCATTGCCACCCTCCTTGCTGAAGGGATTGGCGACACGATTCGTGTGTCCCTCACCGAAGCCCCCGAAAAGGAAATTCCTGTTTGCTACGGTATTTTGCAAGCCTTGGGCCTGCGGCGAACCATGGTGGAGTATGTGGCCTGTCCCTCCTGTGGTCGGACGCTCTTTAACCTCGAGGAAGTGTTGCACAAAGTCCGTGAAGCCACCAAACACTTGACCGGTCTCAACATCGCTGTCATGGGCTGTATTGTCAATGGCCCCGGGGAAATGGCTGACGCCGACTATGGCTATGTGGGCAAACAGCCCGGTTACATCTCCCTCTATCGCGGCCGCGAGGAAGTCAAGAAAGTCCCAGAAGCGGAAGGTGTGGCTGCCCTTGTGGAATTAATCAAGGCTGATGGCCGCTGGGTTGATCCCTAA
- a CDS encoding histidine triad nucleotide-binding protein has protein sequence MTTETIFSRIIRREIPADIVHEDELCLAFRDINPQAPVHILVIPKKPIPQLSLAEPEDHRVLGHLLLTAKRIAEAEGLTNGYRVVINNGPDGGQTVYHLHLHLLGGRPMQWPPG, from the coding sequence ATGACCACGGAAACCATTTTTAGCCGGATCATTCGCCGCGAGATTCCTGCGGATATTGTCCATGAGGATGAACTGTGTCTGGCCTTTCGCGACATCAACCCTCAGGCCCCCGTGCATATTCTGGTGATCCCCAAAAAGCCGATTCCCCAATTGAGCTTGGCAGAACCGGAAGATCACCGCGTGCTGGGTCACCTACTGCTGACAGCGAAACGTATTGCCGAGGCAGAGGGCCTAACGAATGGCTATCGCGTAGTCATTAACAATGGTCCCGACGGTGGGCAAACAGTCTATCACCTGCACCTACACCTGTTGGGGGGGCGACCCATGCAGTGGCCACCGGGCTGA